The DNA region CGGACCTGATCTCATCGACGTGCGCCGCAATGCGGAATTCAAGCAAGTCGCCGCGCAGACAGCGCAAAAGGAAGGTGAAGCATGACCGCACCCGCCTCCACCCAGACCGTTGACCTGGTCGCCCGTTTCCCGGGCTTTGTCACCGCTGACGAACGCCCCGGCAACTCTGGCTTCATCGTCAAAAAAGAAAACCTCGTGGAAGTGGCAACCGCCATCCGCGACGAGTTCGGCTTCGACCTGCTCTCCAACGTCACCGGCGTGGACTACATCGCCGAGAATAAAATGGAAGTGGTCTACCACGCCTTCCGCACCACCGGCGGACCGGGCTTGGTCTTCAAAGTGCAGGCGGAGCGAAGCGACCCTGTCGAGATCCCATCCCTGTATGATGTGTGGACCGGCGCCGATTTTCAGGAGCGCGAGATCTGGGACCTGCTGGGCGTCCGCTTCACCGGTCACCCCGACCTGCGCCGCATCCTGATGTGGGAAGGTTTCGAAGGGCATCCGCTCCGCAAGGATTACAAAGAAGCCTTCTTCGAGGAGGATGTCAAGCCGTTCAAGAGCCGCTGGCCCGAGGGAAATCACTCGTATGCCGAGTTCAAAAATCCCTACCGCGATAACATAAAACTCCCCGAGGGCTTTGACCCCGACAACTATGCGCCACAGAACGAGGACGCGCTCTACTTCTCGCTGGAACGTTCCACCATGGATCAGGGCGAACGCGCGTTAAATACCGAGCATGTGGTCGTCAATATGGGGCCGCATCATCCCTCCACACACGGAGTCTTGCGCGTGGCGGTCACCCTCGACGGCGAGACCGTCATCGGGTTGAAACCCGTCATGGGCTACCTGCACCGCAACCACGACAAGATCGGCGAGCGCAATACTTACCTGCAGATCATGCCGTACACCGACCGCCTCGATTACTTCAACTCGATGGCGAACAATTTCGGGTATGCCACCACCGTCGAAAAATTGATGAAGATCCCCGTCGCGGAGCGCGCGGAATACATCCGCGTCATCATGGCGGAACTCAGCCGCATCCAGAACCACCTGATCTTCATCGGCATGTTGATCAACGACCTTGGTTCGATGTTCACGCCTTCGTTGTATGCCTTCGAGGAGCGCGAATTGATCCTCGATATCTTTGAGGCGGTCTCCGGTGCACGCATGATGTGCAACTACTTCCGCTTTGGCGGCGTGGTGCGCGACATCCCCGAGGATGTGCTGCAAAAGATCAAGGATCTGGTACATGACCGTCTGCCCGCCAAGACCGACGAAATGGAACGCCTGCTGAACGAGAACGAGATCCTGATTGCGCGTTTGACCGGCATCAAAGTGCTCGATGCCGAACAAGCCATCCGGCATTCGGTGACGGGACCCTGTCTGCGGGCGGCTGGCGTGCCGTATGACCTGCGCCGCGCCGACCCGTACTCGGTCTATGACCGCTTCGATTTCGATGTGGCGGTCCGCTACAACGGCGACATGATGGATAACTACCTGATCCGCTTCGATGAGATCCGCCAATCCCTGCGGATCCTGGAGCAGGCGC from Anaerolineales bacterium includes:
- a CDS encoding NADH-quinone oxidoreductase subunit D, with the translated sequence MTAPASTQTVDLVARFPGFVTADERPGNSGFIVKKENLVEVATAIRDEFGFDLLSNVTGVDYIAENKMEVVYHAFRTTGGPGLVFKVQAERSDPVEIPSLYDVWTGADFQEREIWDLLGVRFTGHPDLRRILMWEGFEGHPLRKDYKEAFFEEDVKPFKSRWPEGNHSYAEFKNPYRDNIKLPEGFDPDNYAPQNEDALYFSLERSTMDQGERALNTEHVVVNMGPHHPSTHGVLRVAVTLDGETVIGLKPVMGYLHRNHDKIGERNTYLQIMPYTDRLDYFNSMANNFGYATTVEKLMKIPVAERAEYIRVIMAELSRIQNHLIFIGMLINDLGSMFTPSLYAFEERELILDIFEAVSGARMMCNYFRFGGVVRDIPEDVLQKIKDLVHDRLPAKTDEMERLLNENEILIARLTGIKVLDAEQAIRHSVTGPCLRAAGVPYDLRRADPYSVYDRFDFDVAVRYNGDMMDNYLIRFDEIRQSLRILEQALKQMPEGPINSQKPQYQVRVPAGEAYGRVESPKGELGFYVVSNGKPNPYRYHVRAPSFINLTALETMCIGTKIADFVALLAMLDIVMGEVDR